A single window of Bombyx mori chromosome 9, ASM3026992v2 DNA harbors:
- the LOC105842338 gene encoding uncharacterized protein LOC105842338, with product MKTMDEKLIRSVRKFPCIWKTTSEYYKCNETKDAAWDQITIETNISDVKTAKARWKQLRDNHRDALKRQNATRSGQARKQRKEWKYQKAMSFLLPYMCNRDGSSNFVPLDNSVSETSNPPNIVDESSCESCNLLPSNSNNLPSVNIPNDSTTSGSIPSTSKKRRKNDEVLELLKENQERRELLERERIEVKNMMLASDQYDEIDLFFINLAASTKKLPHYLQLQIKKKCFNAVMSAEESNLQHSWHSPNNYGYSTDSTSTPDNINTSIDTPSAPNDINTSINTPSASKIQTTQDIETSAAEQTGPNEKCGQL from the exons ATGAAGACGATGGATGAAAAACTTATTAGAAGTGTGAGAAAGTTTCCGTGCATCTGGAAGACAACTTCAGAATATTACAAATGCAACGAAACAAAAGATGCTGCGTGGGACCAAATAACTATTGAAACAAACATATCGGATG TTAAAACTGCCAAGGCGCGATGGAAACAACTGAGAGATAACCATCGAGATGCCTTAAAAAGACAAAATGCAACAAGAAGTGGACAGGCTAGAAAACAGCGAAAAGAATGGAAATATCAGAAAGCCAtgtcatttttattgccttacaTGTGTAACAGAGACGGGTCATCTAATTTTGTGCCCTTGGACAACTCAGTAAGCGAAACTTCAAATCCGCCAAATATCGTTGATGAGAGTTCATGCGAATCATGCAATTTGTTGCCATCAAATTCAAATAATCTTCCTTCTGTTAATATCCCTAATGATTCAACAACTTCTGGGTCTATCCCATCCACATccaaaaaaagaagaaagaacgATGAAGTTCTAGAacttttaaaagaaaatcaagAACGCCGTGAACTGCTGGAACGAGAACGTATAGAAGTTAAAAACATGATGTTAGCCAGTGATCAATACGATGAAAtagacttattttttattaatttggctGCATCGACAAAAAAACTTCCGCATTATTTACaacttcaaattaaaaaaaaatgctttaatgCAGTAATGTCAGCTGAAGAAAGTAATCTTCAACATAGTTGGCATTCGCCGAATAATTATGGTTATTCTACAGACTCAACGTCTACACCAGATAATATCAACACTAGTATCGATACTCCTAGTGCTCCAAATGATATCAACACTAGTATCAATACTCCTAGCGCTTCAAAAATTCAAACAACTCAAGATATTGAAACATCTGCCGCAGAGCAAACAGGACCTAATGAAAAATGCGGACAACTTTGA